From Woronichinia naegeliana WA131, the proteins below share one genomic window:
- a CDS encoding IS4 family transposase yields MTTAAVEEYKIMLSVGDTTFLDYRNIKEKREGYGPTGKGGNGLILHSALAIEPEKGQVLGLLWQKLWNREVKEKPPTDETAKQKKERQKEQRKAARQRPFEEKESYKWVEALNTCEKQVESSTRVIHVFDREGDVSEVFDSVRQLKHTGVLVRASHNRSLDKNSERLWQHLESEPIRFHQEIEIPSTGKRKARKVKLAVRFCSVNLRTPYRFDNRDPLNVYAVYATEIDCPEGETPLSWMLLTTEVVETIEMAVTILRWYTYRWRVEEFHKVLKSGCQSERYRLASDGMKTLLGFLSVIAVELLHVTYLHRTQPDALAIEILNPLQLQVLKAAASQKLPPILTVAWAVESVAFLGGYLEHRRKTPLGIQVLWRGWLKLHDLCQGWQLAIRT; encoded by the coding sequence ATGACAACTGCCGCCGTAGAAGAATATAAGATAATGCTATCAGTCGGAGATACGACCTTCTTAGATTATCGCAATATCAAGGAAAAAAGGGAAGGGTATGGGCCGACTGGAAAAGGAGGGAATGGATTAATACTGCATAGTGCTTTAGCAATTGAGCCAGAAAAAGGACAAGTATTAGGTTTATTATGGCAAAAACTGTGGAATAGGGAGGTAAAAGAAAAGCCCCCAACAGATGAAACGGCGAAGCAGAAAAAAGAAAGACAGAAAGAACAAAGAAAAGCAGCTCGTCAAAGACCATTTGAGGAAAAAGAATCCTACAAATGGGTAGAGGCTCTAAACACCTGTGAGAAACAGGTAGAAAGTTCAACGAGGGTAATTCATGTATTTGACAGAGAAGGAGATGTTTCAGAAGTCTTTGACTCAGTGCGTCAACTCAAGCATACAGGAGTGCTGGTCAGAGCGTCTCATAATCGTAGTTTAGACAAAAATAGTGAACGACTTTGGCAACATTTGGAATCAGAACCGATTCGTTTTCATCAAGAAATCGAGATTCCGAGTACAGGAAAAAGAAAAGCACGGAAGGTTAAGCTTGCCGTCCGATTTTGCTCAGTTAATCTACGAACTCCCTATCGTTTTGATAATCGTGACCCGTTGAATGTCTATGCTGTTTATGCGACAGAAATCGATTGTCCCGAAGGCGAAACTCCTTTATCTTGGATGCTTCTGACTACAGAAGTTGTTGAGACTATTGAGATGGCTGTCACTATTCTTCGTTGGTACACCTACCGATGGCGGGTTGAAGAATTTCATAAAGTCCTTAAGTCTGGTTGTCAGAGTGAGCGTTATCGACTTGCCTCTGATGGAATGAAAACTCTTTTGGGTTTTTTAAGTGTCATTGCTGTTGAACTTTTACACGTTACTTATCTTCATCGTACCCAGCCCGATGCTCTCGCGATTGAAATTCTTAATCCTCTTCAACTTCAGGTGTTAAAAGCAGCCGCCTCTCAAAAACTTCCCCCTATTTTGACTGTTGCTTGGGCTGTCGAGTCTGTTGCTTTTCTTGGTGGTTATCTTGAACATCGTCGTAAAACTCCTCTCGGTATCCAAGTCCTTTGGCGCGGTTGGTTGAAGTTGCATGACCTTTGCCAAGGCTGGCAGCTTGCAATCCGCACTTAA
- a CDS encoding transposase — protein sequence MLEWWTKNFASCELGDERLNNRAFSIGKKLSEGFGKALSEVFKGGNELKRAYEFLGIRKQTLSR from the coding sequence ATGTTGGAATGGTGGACAAAAAACTTTGCCAGTTGTGAATTGGGAGACGAGAGGCTAAACAATCGTGCCTTCTCGATTGGGAAAAAGTTAAGTGAGGGGTTTGGAAAAGCCTTATCAGAAGTGTTTAAGGGAGGAAACGAGTTAAAGAGGGCCTATGAATTTTTGGGAATCCGAAAACAGACTTTGTCAAGATAA
- a CDS encoding type II toxin-antitoxin system HicB family antitoxin, whose product MKLKVIVHTEETGYWAEVPAIPGCATQGNTFEELLQNLYEAVEGCLLVDTEQLQLDESSQILEIAV is encoded by the coding sequence ATGAAACTCAAAGTCATTGTTCACACAGAAGAAACGGGTTATTGGGCTGAAGTTCCTGCTATTCCTGGTTGTGCTACCCAAGGCAATACTTTTGAAGAACTCTTACAAAACTTATATGAAGCGGTTGAAGGTTGTTTGTTAGTAGATACGGAACAGCTACAGCTTGATGAATCTTCCCAAATTTTAGAAATCGCCGTATGA
- a CDS encoding type II toxin-antitoxin system PemK/MazF family toxin codes for MTINPKRGEIWQVNLEPTIGQEIRKKRPVIVISSDLYSPIALRIVIPLTTWQNKFVNRPFMVRIVQDKINGLAQDSAGNVLQIRSLSTQRFIDKIGIVSNQVMGELLAGLIISVDYSIDN; via the coding sequence ATGACGATTAATCCAAAACGCGGCGAGATCTGGCAAGTTAACCTTGAGCCAACCATCGGACAGGAAATTAGAAAAAAACGTCCTGTTATTGTTATTAGTTCAGATTTGTATAGTCCGATTGCTTTAAGAATTGTGATTCCATTAACAACTTGGCAGAATAAATTTGTTAATCGTCCTTTTATGGTCAGAATTGTGCAAGATAAAATCAATGGTTTAGCTCAAGATTCTGCGGGGAATGTTTTACAAATTCGTAGTCTATCAACGCAACGATTTATTGATAAAATTGGAATTGTTTCCAATCAAGTCATGGGAGAGTTATTGGCAGGTTTAATCATTAGTGTTGATTATTCGATAGATAATTAA
- a CDS encoding ATP-binding protein — protein MKIKFWNLGSIKEAELDLRPLTVIIGPNNSNKTYIAYSIYGLWKHIASNMIKTLELSQLEIEDTAQQGLRIKVDSSFIDFFSTSVKLISQQFDGFKLEAFFQDSSHKIFERTGLQLEVSDNEILDAICILQRQEIIKVAFRKNGYQVKLENNYFVVEAMQNNIENEDLIKEISASLITIVCVLILREIFSIAFPFPAERNALINTYKFIENTRYRFFKGERFFKRVQRGSGDFINIDVDNDLESTKFRQLDLFGQQENLFYPQPVEDFLDFLTEIELENKPVPDSSSKNKFQELADQIEEHIQNNNKTKFKKTKFGGREIKVSVKRGLEIDLYNASSSIKQLAPLLLYLRYRAKAGDFLVIDEPEMNLHPESQVKLLEALAILVNLGVRVLLTTHSPYLMAHLNNIVNGNHQDQDILEAQAQSLYLQDSQAFLKMEQVSAYEMKNNKLISLHDPDYGIRWDTLSDVSVDVQQKFFTIYEAGQKSKDTEA, from the coding sequence ATGAAAATCAAGTTCTGGAATTTGGGAAGTATTAAGGAAGCAGAGTTAGATTTGCGACCTCTGACCGTTATTATTGGCCCAAATAATTCTAATAAAACTTATATTGCTTACTCTATTTATGGCTTATGGAAGCATATTGCCAGTAACATGATAAAAACATTAGAACTAAGTCAATTAGAGATTGAGGATACAGCACAACAGGGGCTTAGAATTAAAGTAGATTCATCTTTTATTGATTTTTTTTCAACAAGCGTCAAATTAATTTCACAGCAGTTTGATGGCTTTAAACTAGAGGCTTTTTTTCAAGATTCTAGCCATAAAATTTTCGAGCGAACAGGACTTCAACTGGAAGTTTCTGACAATGAAATTTTAGATGCAATTTGTATTTTACAAAGGCAAGAAATTATAAAAGTGGCATTTAGAAAAAATGGGTATCAAGTTAAACTTGAAAATAACTACTTTGTTGTTGAGGCAATGCAAAATAATATAGAGAATGAGGATTTAATCAAAGAGATTAGTGCCAGTTTAATAACTATTGTTTGCGTTTTGATTTTAAGAGAAATTTTCTCAATAGCTTTCCCTTTCCCAGCCGAGAGAAATGCCCTGATTAATACTTATAAATTTATTGAAAATACACGTTACAGATTTTTTAAAGGAGAACGATTTTTTAAGAGAGTGCAAAGAGGTTCAGGTGATTTTATTAACATTGATGTGGATAATGATTTAGAATCAACAAAATTCAGACAACTTGATTTATTTGGTCAGCAAGAAAATCTTTTCTATCCACAGCCAGTAGAAGATTTTTTAGACTTTTTGACGGAAATAGAACTAGAAAATAAACCCGTTCCTGATTCTAGTAGCAAAAATAAATTTCAAGAATTAGCCGATCAAATTGAGGAGCATATTCAAAATAATAATAAAACTAAATTTAAGAAAACTAAGTTTGGAGGAAGGGAAATTAAAGTTTCAGTTAAAAGAGGTTTAGAAATTGACCTTTATAATGCCTCATCTTCAATTAAACAATTGGCTCCTCTCTTACTTTATCTGCGCTATCGAGCCAAAGCAGGGGATTTTTTGGTTATTGATGAACCTGAAATGAATTTACATCCTGAATCCCAGGTAAAATTATTAGAGGCTTTAGCAATCCTTGTTAATTTAGGTGTTAGAGTTTTATTAACCACCCATAGTCCCTACTTAATGGCCCATCTCAATAATATTGTTAATGGAAATCATCAAGATCAAGACATTCTGGAAGCTCAAGCCCAATCTCTTTATCTGCAAGATTCTCAAGCCTTCCTCAAAATGGAACAGGTTAGTGCCTATGAAATGAAAAATAACAAATTAATTTCTCTCCATGATCCTGATTATGGCATTCGTTGGGATACACTGAGTGATGTGTCCGTTGATGTTCAACAAAAGTTTTTTACAATTTATGAAGCGGGACAAAAAAGCAAAGACACAGAAGCCTGA
- a CDS encoding DUF2283 domain-containing protein, translating into MKAKYDAEVDVLTITWNNTPVEESEAISPGVILDYDQAGNVIGIEILNASRKIENFSPNLQVAISSR; encoded by the coding sequence ATGAAAGCTAAATATGATGCTGAAGTTGACGTTTTAACAATCACTTGGAATAACACACCTGTAGAAGAAAGCGAGGCAATCAGTCCGGGGGTTATTCTTGACTACGATCAAGCAGGTAATGTAATAGGGATTGAAATTCTTAATGCTTCTCGGAAAATCGAGAATTTTTCCCCTAATTTGCAGGTAGCTATTTCTTCTCGATAA
- a CDS encoding IS1 family transposase yields the protein MSILKKSSMKILNDVGLCQEKEDALFKKNCPHCYSENVKIHSHYQTKGNGERKMFICQECSSCFAETYGSVIAGVETPLSEIVKVLKARMEGIGLNAAARAFGYAKTTILNWEKKLSGLQETLFLYALVNEFVKLVIEGDELYTKVGKNKEASASEGWTIVLMDRASRFIWHLKCGKKEQKLFLEAMMTVAELFERSAESLQLFTDGEKRYSQLLFNICHEVLRTGKRGRPTKVLPKGLVVRLKNKSSKRRDSEGKLKKVETPKPEHPETTEKPEEKDVHANHVEAFNSAIRRYLAAFCRRTNTYAKSVVGLQRVLDIFWMVHNFVRSHFTTREVPAVALGIIEKGLTWEDLLQIRLIS from the coding sequence ATGTCAATATTAAAGAAAAGCTCTATGAAAATCCTGAATGATGTTGGCTTGTGCCAAGAGAAAGAGGATGCCTTATTCAAGAAAAACTGTCCTCATTGCTATAGTGAAAACGTAAAAATACATTCTCATTATCAAACGAAAGGTAACGGGGAACGTAAAATGTTCATTTGTCAAGAATGTAGTTCTTGTTTTGCTGAGACTTATGGTAGCGTAATCGCTGGCGTAGAAACCCCATTAAGTGAAATTGTAAAAGTATTAAAAGCCAGAATGGAAGGAATAGGATTAAATGCAGCAGCCCGAGCATTCGGCTACGCGAAAACAACAATATTGAATTGGGAAAAGAAATTATCAGGATTACAAGAGACATTATTTTTATACGCCTTAGTGAATGAATTTGTTAAATTAGTAATAGAAGGGGATGAACTATACACAAAAGTTGGAAAAAATAAAGAAGCAAGTGCCTCTGAGGGGTGGACAATCGTGCTCATGGACAGGGCTAGCCGCTTTATTTGGCATTTAAAATGTGGTAAAAAAGAGCAGAAATTATTTCTAGAAGCAATGATGACGGTAGCGGAATTATTTGAAAGGAGTGCAGAATCTCTCCAGTTATTTACAGATGGAGAAAAGCGATATAGTCAACTGCTATTTAATATTTGTCACGAAGTATTAAGGACTGGAAAGCGAGGTCGTCCCACCAAAGTATTACCGAAGGGTCTTGTAGTAAGACTAAAAAATAAGAGTAGTAAACGTCGAGATTCTGAGGGTAAACTAAAGAAAGTAGAAACTCCGAAACCAGAACATCCAGAGACAACAGAAAAACCAGAAGAAAAGGACGTCCATGCCAACCACGTTGAGGCATTTAATAGTGCTATCCGACGCTATTTAGCCGCCTTTTGTCGTCGTACAAATACTTATGCTAAATCTGTTGTGGGATTACAGCGAGTCCTAGATATTTTCTGGATGGTTCATAACTTTGTTCGCAGCCATTTTACGACTAGAGAAGTTCCTGCTGTAGCTCTCGGTATAATTGAAAAGGGGTTAACTTGGGAGGACTTACTCCAAATTCGCCTGATTTCTTGA
- a CDS encoding ATP-binding protein translates to MHLQRVQVPDFRVLKDIDISFEKEFSPRIFPLGSLNGGGKSTLLQLIFILLHCSADPQKYHFIRNLLEDFTIPKGTDQRTLAKFEIANRGGIIGLEYLVFLGSSFSALYSTIENKTFLISESIGKEQSFASKPKYILDYNNYILAYRIIQAYLTTVNEAQDQSTNIDFDKSDIFLDNLSKKVFLASPSTQIFLFLSKKYRKSRFKSNKTLENQEESSKKQDRGWEWDDAKNQLTNFFPYDFVSVDILIQSFKQARDKDFEEAIETGGHYGKHYQNLLNDFNKFLKDKQINLDKDLSGVNFKAERNGETIELYPEDLSHGELKRLSLYVWLKYSNIENAIILFDEIEIALHPDWQYQIIRDLEEWGPTNQYILATHSYELCQALTPAHVKEIEPKLLNNVNHS, encoded by the coding sequence ATGCACTTACAACGGGTTCAAGTTCCCGATTTTCGGGTTTTAAAGGATATTGATATTAGCTTTGAGAAGGAGTTTTCTCCTCGTATTTTTCCCCTGGGTAGTTTGAATGGTGGGGGAAAAAGCACCTTATTGCAATTAATTTTTATCTTGTTGCATTGCTCAGCTGATCCTCAGAAGTACCACTTTATCCGAAATTTATTAGAAGATTTCACAATTCCTAAAGGCACTGATCAAAGAACGTTGGCTAAGTTTGAGATTGCGAATAGAGGGGGGATTATTGGACTCGAATATTTGGTATTTTTAGGAAGTTCTTTTTCTGCTTTATATAGCACCATTGAAAACAAGACCTTTTTGATCTCTGAATCAATAGGGAAAGAACAAAGTTTTGCAAGTAAGCCTAAATATATTCTTGACTATAACAACTATATTCTTGCTTATAGAATTATACAGGCTTATCTTACAACAGTTAATGAAGCCCAAGATCAATCTACAAATATAGATTTTGATAAAAGTGATATATTTCTAGATAATTTATCCAAAAAAGTATTTTTAGCTTCACCTTCCACTCAGATTTTTCTTTTTCTTTCTAAAAAATATCGTAAATCACGATTTAAAAGCAATAAAACGTTAGAAAATCAGGAAGAATCTTCAAAAAAACAGGATAGGGGGTGGGAATGGGACGATGCGAAAAATCAACTAACCAATTTTTTCCCCTATGACTTTGTTTCGGTAGATATTCTTATTCAATCCTTTAAACAAGCAAGAGATAAAGATTTTGAGGAAGCAATCGAAACAGGAGGTCACTATGGTAAACATTATCAAAACTTACTCAATGATTTTAATAAATTTTTAAAAGATAAACAAATCAATCTAGACAAAGATTTATCAGGAGTTAATTTTAAAGCAGAAAGGAATGGTGAAACCATAGAACTTTATCCCGAAGATTTGAGTCATGGCGAACTCAAAAGACTCAGTTTATATGTTTGGCTCAAATATAGTAATATTGAAAATGCAATTATTCTGTTTGATGAAATTGAAATTGCACTTCATCCTGACTGGCAATATCAAATTATTCGAGACTTGGAAGAATGGGGGCCAACTAATCAATATATTTTAGCGACCCATTCCTACGAACTTTGCCAAGCTTTAACCCCTGCTCATGTTAAAGAAATTGAACCCAAACTTTTGAATAACGTTAATCATTCGTAA
- a CDS encoding type II toxin-antitoxin system HicA family toxin: MKSVSGKEFTKILEQNGWQLLRINGSHHIYRKSNNPARISVPIHGNQALKPGLLRHFIKVANLNDNDL, encoded by the coding sequence ATGAAATCTGTTTCAGGAAAGGAGTTTACAAAAATATTAGAACAAAATGGTTGGCAACTACTACGCATTAATGGTAGCCATCATATCTACAGGAAATCAAATAATCCAGCCCGAATTTCCGTACCAATTCATGGCAATCAAGCCCTAAAACCTGGACTATTAAGACATTTTATAAAAGTTGCTAATCTTAATGATAATGATTTGTAA
- a CDS encoding GUN4 domain-containing protein gives MSFSSGVPSSGSIEAGLELKSTFSQLAKNSQVQIEARCYRKGGEGLLVTNPEDALNYALNFPASLRQSPSILQVICKPYQDLLSFPTAEKAIDMMTLQRQKRPLQDLFDIFQQKTKTLAQIDDILLNPMQFHGVEENVLREGKRQLKEQLDKIAESATKYANNPQDISVDSSDFPPISLALPTRRLVELKSGLGIDYTKLSDLLFAKEWLQADIETTELMLKCANREKEGWLDVDSCRNFPQEQLRIIDQLWLKYSQNRFGFSVNKKIWVDNGGKPDGSFNLEIYHKLAEKIAEKIQRGSKSPWPLSFLLDDAQKGHRPSAPFVPVAKLMTFM, from the coding sequence ATGTCTTTTAGTTCGGGAGTTCCTAGTAGTGGCTCGATTGAGGCTGGTCTTGAGCTAAAATCAACATTTTCCCAATTAGCAAAAAATAGCCAAGTGCAGATTGAAGCGCGGTGTTATCGTAAAGGCGGTGAGGGTTTGTTGGTGACAAATCCTGAAGATGCCCTTAATTATGCTCTCAATTTTCCTGCTTCGTTGCGACAGTCGCCCAGTATTTTGCAAGTGATTTGTAAGCCTTATCAAGATTTATTGTCTTTTCCAACGGCGGAGAAAGCGATTGATATGATGACTTTGCAACGGCAAAAACGGCCATTGCAAGACCTTTTTGATATATTTCAACAAAAAACCAAAACTCTTGCTCAAATTGACGATATTCTTTTGAATCCGATGCAGTTTCATGGAGTGGAAGAAAATGTTTTGAGGGAAGGGAAAAGACAGTTAAAAGAGCAATTAGATAAAATTGCTGAGAGTGCGACTAAATATGCTAACAATCCTCAAGACATTAGCGTTGATAGTAGCGATTTTCCGCCTATTTCTCTCGCTTTACCTACCCGCAGATTGGTAGAATTAAAGTCAGGTTTAGGAATAGATTATACTAAGCTATCGGATTTACTTTTTGCCAAGGAATGGCTTCAAGCAGACATAGAAACCACAGAATTAATGTTGAAATGTGCTAACAGGGAAAAAGAAGGTTGGTTAGATGTTGATAGCTGTCGCAATTTTCCCCAAGAGCAGTTACGCATTATTGACCAATTGTGGTTAAAATATTCTCAGAACAGATTTGGTTTTTCTGTAAACAAAAAAATCTGGGTTGACAATGGTGGTAAGCCTGATGGAAGCTTTAATTTAGAAATCTACCATAAACTAGCAGAAAAAATTGCTGAAAAGATACAGCGAGGATCAAAGTCTCCATGGCCATTAAGTTTCTTACTCGACGACGCACAAAAAGGGCATAGGCCTTCCGCGCCTTTTGTGCCTGTAGCCAAGCTTATGACTTTTATGTGA
- a CDS encoding Txe/YoeB family addiction module toxin: protein MKNIVFDPKAFKQFNEWAIEDKKLYKKIVDLIGEILRHPFSGIGKPKPLKHQLKGYWSRRINDEHRLVYKITEIEVIYLLLD from the coding sequence ATGAAAAATATAGTATTTGATCCGAAAGCTTTTAAACAATTCAATGAATGGGCTATAGAAGACAAAAAACTCTATAAAAAAATCGTTGATTTAATTGGCGAAATATTACGTCATCCCTTCTCTGGAATCGGTAAACCCAAACCCTTAAAACATCAACTAAAGGGTTATTGGTCAAGACGCATTAATGATGAACATCGCCTAGTTTATAAGATTACAGAAATAGAAGTTATTTATCTTCTGTTAGACTAG
- a CDS encoding DUF5615 family PIN-like protein, with amino-acid sequence MNGFLFDENLPSKIQFASSLPITHVSALGKSLSDTEIWQYAKEKNLIIVTKDVDFSDRLMLDSNPPKVVHLRFVNM; translated from the coding sequence ATGAATGGATTTTTATTTGATGAAAACCTGCCTTCTAAAATACAGTTTGCGTCATCATTACCGATTACTCATGTTTCAGCTTTAGGCAAAAGTCTCAGCGATACAGAAATTTGGCAATATGCTAAGGAAAAAAATCTAATAATTGTCACTAAAGATGTAGATTTCTCAGATAGACTAATGCTAGATTCCAACCCGCCTAAAGTCGTTCATCTCCGCTTTGTGAATATGTGA
- a CDS encoding DUF4926 domain-containing protein, translating into MTEKEIILPRGQMGTVVEEYNNGEAFEVEFCDHNGQTYALVSLESEKLILLYPDTSNLILVY; encoded by the coding sequence ATGACAGAAAAAGAAATAATTTTACCTAGAGGTCAAATGGGGACAGTGGTAGAAGAATATAATAATGGAGAAGCTTTTGAAGTGGAATTTTGCGATCATAATGGTCAAACTTATGCGTTAGTTTCCCTAGAGTCGGAAAAATTAATATTGCTTTATCCTGATACTTCTAATCTTATTTTAGTTTACTAA
- a CDS encoding DUF433 domain-containing protein — MKSSITVDPDICNGKPIIAGTRISVQTVMEFLAAGDSIEEILEEYPSLSREDIYTCLQFATKLMANHYEIRKVV; from the coding sequence ATGAAAAGTTCTATCACAGTTGATCCAGATATTTGCAATGGCAAACCCATTATCGCTGGCACAAGAATTTCTGTACAAACCGTAATGGAGTTTTTGGCAGCAGGAGATTCCATTGAAGAAATTTTAGAAGAATATCCTTCCCTCTCCAGAGAAGATATTTATACCTGTCTCCAATTTGCTACAAAATTAATGGCAAATCATTATGAAATCCGAAAAGTCGTATGA
- a CDS encoding endonuclease MutS2 translates to MIQTETLALLEWQRLCQHLSTFTETKLGAIAAQNLIPPTQMEESQTLLAQTQEIEQLERTLNAGWKFTGIHDLTEAFARTELGGLLSGLDLLQIATTLAGVRRLRRIIELQENLPVLTALVADIRTYPELEQEIHYCLDDAGKVTDRASPKLADIRQRLKEIRDRIYQKLQNILQRQGTAVQEAVITQRGDRFVIPIKASHREQIAGIIHDSSSSGATLYIEPTEIVELGNKLRQTRRQEQNEEEIILRQLTSKIAEVLDDLEQVLAVATRLDLATARLRYSLWLGGNPPRLINFSAGQTITLKQLRHPLLVWQQKQEQGQAVIPITVQIDPKIRVVAITGPNTGGKTVTLKTLGLAALMAKVGLFIPAKDPVEIPWFDQVLADIGDEQSLTQSLSTFSGHIRRIIRIIEALPPSTSPSSPVPSSPQSSNSLVLLDEVGAGTDPVEGSALAIALLTYLADQAQLTLATTHYGELKALKYQDQRFENASVEFDDQTLSPTYRLLWGIPGRSNALTIAQRLGLSKDIIEAAKTKIGGFSEDINQVIAGLESERRQQESKAKAAQKLLQQTEAFYSEVSQKASSLQARERDLKLYQEQEVQKAIADAKAEIAQVIRQLQKGKPTAQKAQLATAALNQIAEKERAKTEIQTASYLPQVGERVKIPSLNQTAEVIKIADGEVTVKFGLMKMAIAVTEIESLDGKKVDLPLPKATVQPVKSSPVVSEVKPNVTVRTSQNTLDIRGDRVDEAESKLEVAINRANNAAVLWIIHGKGTGKLRQGVQAFLSRHPQVERFELASQEEGGAGVTLAYLR, encoded by the coding sequence TTGATTCAAACGGAAACCCTCGCTCTCCTCGAATGGCAACGCCTTTGTCAACATCTCTCTACCTTCACAGAGACAAAATTAGGTGCGATCGCCGCCCAAAACCTGATCCCACCCACTCAGATGGAAGAGAGCCAAACCTTGCTCGCCCAAACCCAGGAAATTGAACAGCTAGAGCGCACCTTAAATGCGGGTTGGAAATTTACAGGGATTCATGATCTTACCGAAGCTTTCGCCAGAACAGAATTAGGTGGTTTATTAAGCGGTCTGGACTTATTGCAGATTGCCACCACCTTGGCCGGAGTCAGACGCTTACGGCGGATCATTGAATTACAGGAAAACTTGCCCGTTTTAACCGCATTGGTGGCAGATATCCGTACCTATCCTGAATTAGAGCAGGAAATTCACTATTGCCTGGATGATGCGGGCAAAGTAACGGATCGGGCCAGTCCTAAATTGGCAGACATTCGACAACGACTTAAGGAAATCCGCGATCGCATTTATCAAAAACTCCAAAATATCTTGCAACGTCAGGGAACAGCCGTTCAGGAAGCCGTGATTACCCAACGGGGCGATCGCTTTGTTATTCCCATTAAAGCCAGTCATCGAGAACAAATTGCCGGTATTATTCACGACAGTTCTAGCAGTGGCGCAACCCTCTATATCGAGCCAACTGAGATCGTTGAATTGGGCAATAAATTGCGTCAAACTCGACGACAAGAACAAAACGAAGAAGAGATTATTCTGCGACAATTAACCAGCAAAATTGCCGAAGTTCTTGATGATTTAGAACAGGTTTTAGCCGTTGCCACCCGTTTAGATTTGGCCACCGCTCGCTTACGTTATAGCCTCTGGTTAGGAGGAAATCCCCCTCGCTTGATCAACTTTTCAGCAGGACAAACGATTACCTTAAAACAACTCCGTCATCCCCTTCTCGTTTGGCAACAAAAACAAGAACAGGGGCAAGCGGTCATTCCCATTACTGTCCAAATTGATCCCAAAATTCGAGTAGTAGCCATTACCGGGCCAAATACAGGCGGCAAAACAGTTACCCTAAAAACCTTGGGATTAGCGGCTTTAATGGCTAAAGTTGGACTCTTTATTCCGGCTAAAGATCCAGTGGAAATTCCCTGGTTTGATCAGGTATTAGCTGATATTGGCGATGAGCAATCCTTAACCCAAAGTTTATCAACTTTTTCGGGCCATATTCGCCGTATTATTCGCATTATTGAAGCCCTTCCTCCCTCCACCTCCCCATCTTCCCCCGTCCCCTCATCCCCCCAGTCCTCCAACTCCCTAGTCCTCTTGGATGAGGTAGGAGCGGGAACTGACCCTGTTGAAGGTAGTGCTTTAGCGATCGCCCTTTTAACCTATCTAGCAGATCAGGCCCAATTAACCTTAGCAACAACCCATTATGGCGAATTAAAAGCACTCAAATATCAAGATCAACGCTTTGAAAATGCCTCAGTGGAATTCGATGATCAAACCCTGTCGCCCACCTATCGATTATTGTGGGGAATTCCAGGGCGTTCTAATGCTTTAACCATTGCCCAGCGTCTCGGTTTATCTAAGGATATTATTGAGGCAGCCAAGACCAAAATTGGCGGGTTTTCTGAGGATATTAATCAAGTCATTGCCGGTCTAGAATCGGAACGGCGACAACAGGAATCCAAGGCCAAAGCGGCTCAAAAATTATTGCAGCAAACGGAAGCATTTTATAGTGAAGTATCTCAAAAAGCCTCTTCGTTACAGGCCAGGGAACGGGATTTAAAACTTTATCAGGAACAGGAAGTGCAAAAAGCGATCGCCGACGCAAAGGCTGAAATTGCTCAGGTAATTCGACAATTGCAAAAAGGGAAACCAACCGCTCAAAAGGCACAACTCGCAACGGCGGCCCTTAATCAAATTGCAGAAAAAGAACGGGCGAAAACCGAGATTCAAACGGCCAGCTATTTACCTCAGGTGGGGGAACGGGTCAAAATTCCCAGTCTCAATCAAACCGCAGAGGTGATCAAGATTGCCGATGGAGAAGTTACCGTTAAATTTGGCTTGATGAAAATGGCGATCGCGGTTACAGAAATCGAATCCCTGGACGGGAAAAAAGTTGATCTGCCCCTGCCTAAAGCCACTGTTCAACCCGTAAAAAGTTCTCCTGTAGTGAGTGAAGTTAAGCCGAATGTCACCGTCAGAACCAGTCAAAATACCCTAGATATTCGCGGCGATCGCGTTGATGAGGCGGAATCGAAGCTAGAAGTTGCCATTAATCGAGCTAACAATGCGGCAGTCCTGTGGATTATTCACGGCAAAGGCACAGGAAAATTACGGCAGGGCGTTCAAGCCTTTTTAAGTCGCCATCCCCAGGTAGAACGCTTTGAACTCGCTTCTCAAGAGGAGGGGGGAGCCGGTGTGACCTTAGCTTATTTGCGTTAG